In Zhaonella formicivorans, one DNA window encodes the following:
- a CDS encoding F0F1 ATP synthase subunit epsilon: protein MLAKIVMEVVSPERLVLREEVDSLVAPGSNGYLGILPGHAPLVTGLAPGVLEYKIEGKENKLAISGGFMEVYENKATILADTAERKEEIDLQRAKRAKERAEKRLRERPEGLDVQRAELALRKALARIKAAE from the coding sequence ATGCTTGCAAAAATCGTAATGGAAGTAGTTTCGCCGGAACGCCTGGTGCTCCGTGAGGAAGTGGATTCTTTGGTTGCGCCGGGAAGTAACGGCTATTTAGGTATTTTGCCGGGACATGCTCCGCTAGTTACCGGCCTTGCCCCCGGTGTCCTGGAGTATAAGATCGAAGGCAAGGAAAATAAGCTGGCCATCAGCGGCGGCTTTATGGAAGTATATGAAAACAAAGCAACAATTTTGGCCGATACCGCTGAACGAAAAGAGGAAATAGACCTGCAGAGGGCCAAACGGGCCAAGGAAAGGGCTGAAAAACGGCTCCGAGAGCGTCCTGAAGGCCTGGATGTACAGCGGGCTGAGCTGGCTTTGCGCAAGGCTCTGGCCAGAATTAAAGCAGCGGAATAA
- a CDS encoding F0F1 ATP synthase subunit delta, translating to MSDQAVAHRYAQALFELALENNLLDRIEEELNQILRVAAESEEFRRMLDNQLIPAPEKRWVFDQIFAGKLHQLTENFFYVLLEKRRERFLTGIVKAYTKLADRQRNIIEAEVRSAAELSQEDKKDLEQKLSQSTGKNVRLIHKVDKGIIGGAIIKIGDKVLDGSIATRLQKMKEILMG from the coding sequence ATGAGTGATCAGGCAGTAGCGCACCGCTATGCACAGGCCCTCTTTGAGCTGGCCTTGGAAAATAATCTCTTAGACCGGATTGAAGAGGAATTGAATCAAATTCTCCGGGTGGCGGCAGAAAGCGAAGAATTCAGGCGGATGCTGGACAACCAGCTCATTCCAGCCCCGGAAAAACGGTGGGTTTTTGACCAAATCTTCGCCGGAAAGCTGCATCAACTTACCGAAAACTTCTTCTATGTGCTGCTGGAAAAACGCCGGGAACGGTTTCTTACCGGTATAGTCAAAGCATATACCAAACTGGCTGACAGGCAGCGCAACATCATTGAAGCGGAAGTCAGGAGTGCCGCCGAGCTGTCCCAGGAAGACAAAAAGGACCTGGAACAAAAGTTATCCCAGTCCACAGGCAAGAATGTGCGCCTCATCCATAAAGTGGATAAGGGGATTATCGGCGGGGCAATAATTAAGATCGGGGATAAAGTGCTGGATGGCTCCATCGCCACCCGCCTGCAGAAGATGAAAGAGATTCTTATGGGATAG
- the atpA gene encoding F0F1 ATP synthase subunit alpha, with protein sequence MSLRPDEISSILKDKIANFRSGVEVSEVGTVIQVGDGIARVFGLEKAMAGEMLEFPGGIFGMVLNLEEDNIGCVILGPYTGIKEGDQVKRTGRIVEVPVGEALIGRVVNALGQPIDGKGPITTNKFRPVESPAPGVIYRKSVHQPLQTGLKAIDSLVPIGRGQRELIIGDRQTGKTALAVDTIINQKGQNVICIYVAIGQKASTVAGVVKTLEDHGAMDYSIVVSASASEPAPMLYIAPYAGCAMGEEFMYNGKDVLVIYDDLSKQAAAYRELSLLLRRPPGREAYPGDVFYLHSRLLERAAKLGDEMGGGSLTALPVIETQAGDVSAYIPTNVISITDGQIFLESDLFYSGVRPAINPGISVSRVGGAAQIKAMKQVAGRLRIDLAQYRELAAFAQFGSDLDKATQARLARGERIVEILKQGQYEPMPVEEQVVSIYTAVNGYLDDVPVDKVRKFEAEFLTFMKNSHPDILKEIVTSGKLSDELIESLKKAIEEFKATFTA encoded by the coding sequence ATGAGTTTAAGGCCGGATGAAATCAGCTCGATCTTGAAAGACAAGATCGCTAATTTCCGGTCCGGGGTTGAGGTTTCCGAAGTGGGAACTGTAATCCAGGTAGGGGACGGCATTGCCCGGGTTTTTGGCTTGGAAAAAGCCATGGCCGGGGAAATGCTGGAATTTCCCGGCGGCATTTTCGGCATGGTGCTGAACCTGGAGGAAGATAACATCGGTTGCGTTATCCTCGGTCCTTATACCGGGATCAAAGAAGGTGACCAAGTCAAACGCACCGGCCGGATCGTGGAAGTTCCGGTAGGCGAAGCCTTAATTGGCCGTGTAGTTAACGCGTTAGGACAGCCCATCGACGGCAAGGGCCCCATCACAACCAATAAGTTCAGGCCCGTGGAGTCGCCTGCCCCTGGGGTTATTTACCGTAAGTCAGTGCACCAGCCGCTGCAGACCGGTTTAAAAGCTATTGACTCGCTTGTGCCCATTGGCCGGGGACAGCGGGAACTGATCATCGGTGACCGGCAGACGGGTAAAACCGCCCTGGCAGTTGACACCATTATCAACCAAAAAGGCCAAAATGTGATCTGCATCTATGTGGCCATAGGCCAGAAGGCCTCAACCGTGGCCGGGGTTGTCAAAACCCTGGAAGACCACGGCGCCATGGATTATTCCATAGTTGTTTCCGCCTCGGCCAGTGAGCCGGCGCCTATGCTGTATATTGCTCCCTATGCCGGCTGCGCCATGGGTGAAGAGTTTATGTACAACGGCAAAGACGTGCTGGTGATTTACGATGACTTATCCAAACAGGCAGCTGCCTACAGGGAGTTATCGCTGCTCTTGCGCCGTCCGCCGGGCCGGGAAGCCTATCCCGGTGATGTATTTTATCTCCACTCCCGCCTGTTGGAGCGGGCTGCCAAGCTGGGCGATGAAATGGGCGGCGGTTCACTTACAGCTTTGCCTGTAATTGAAACCCAGGCCGGTGACGTGTCGGCTTACATTCCTACTAACGTTATTTCTATTACTGACGGTCAGATTTTCCTTGAGTCCGACCTGTTCTATTCCGGGGTGCGTCCTGCAATTAACCCGGGTATTTCCGTATCCCGGGTAGGGGGCGCTGCCCAAATCAAGGCCATGAAGCAGGTTGCCGGACGCCTGAGGATTGACCTGGCTCAGTACCGGGAGCTGGCAGCTTTTGCCCAGTTCGGTTCTGACCTGGATAAAGCCACCCAGGCCCGCCTGGCCCGTGGTGAGCGGATCGTGGAAATCCTGAAACAGGGCCAGTATGAGCCGATGCCGGTAGAGGAACAGGTAGTCAGCATCTATACCGCCGTTAACGGCTACCTGGACGATGTACCTGTTGACAAAGTCAGGAAATTTGAGGCTGAATTTTTGACTTTCATGAAAAACAGCCATCCCGACATCTTAAAAGAGATTGTCACAAGCGGCAAGCTTTCCGATGAACTGATTGAGAGCTTAAAGAAAGCAATCGAAGAATTCAAAGCAACATTTACAGCGTAG
- the atpG gene encoding ATP synthase F1 subunit gamma: MPGMRDIKRRIRSIESTQKITKAMKMVAAAKLRKSQNKVVSARPYSAKLQEVLGRLVHGSEDYSHPLLDSRETSRVGYVVITADRGLCGGYNANLIRLTESLIRENDKESVIIAVGKKGRDYFRRRGYTLLREYLDLGDDPNYIQARELARELAQIYISGEVQELNLVYTKFYSAIRQQPLTERLLPVTKVEKKENSAEVDYIYEPSAKEVLHTLLPRYLETLIYKALLEAKASEHGARMTAMDAASDNAGEMIQKLTLSFNRARQAAITREITEIVGGAAALE, from the coding sequence ATGCCAGGAATGCGGGACATCAAGCGGCGCATCAGGAGTATTGAGAGCACGCAGAAAATAACCAAGGCCATGAAAATGGTGGCAGCCGCTAAGCTCCGTAAGTCCCAAAACAAGGTAGTCTCTGCCCGTCCTTATTCCGCAAAGCTGCAGGAGGTATTGGGCAGGCTCGTTCACGGCAGCGAGGATTACAGCCATCCTTTGTTGGATTCCCGGGAAACTTCCCGAGTGGGATATGTGGTTATAACCGCCGACCGGGGTTTATGCGGCGGCTATAACGCCAACCTCATCCGGCTGACCGAGTCCCTAATCAGGGAAAACGACAAGGAGAGCGTAATCATCGCCGTTGGTAAAAAAGGCAGGGATTATTTCCGCCGGAGAGGCTATACCCTCCTGCGGGAGTACCTGGACTTGGGCGATGACCCTAACTACATCCAAGCCCGGGAACTGGCCAGAGAACTGGCTCAAATTTATATCTCGGGAGAGGTTCAGGAATTGAACCTGGTCTATACCAAATTCTATTCGGCTATTCGCCAGCAGCCGCTTACAGAGAGGCTGCTGCCGGTTACAAAAGTAGAGAAAAAAGAAAACAGCGCCGAAGTTGACTATATTTACGAGCCGTCCGCCAAGGAAGTGCTGCATACACTGCTGCCTCGCTATTTAGAAACCCTGATTTACAAGGCCCTTTTAGAGGCCAAAGCCAGCGAGCATGGCGCCAGGATGACGGCTATGGATGCAGCCAGCGACAACGCGGGAGAAATGATTCAAAAATTGACATTGTCCTTCAACCGCGCCCGTCAGGCTGCCATTACCAGGGAAATCACCGAAATCGTGGGCGGCGCAGCAGCATTAGAATAA
- the atpD gene encoding F0F1 ATP synthase subunit beta — translation MNKGRIISVIGPVVDVQFEGALPEIYNAIKIRSEDQPEKMDVNINITMEAMQQLGNNTVRCVALSSTDGLRRGMVAVDTGAPISIPVGRNTLGRMFNVIGEPIDGKGPIEVKETLPIHRPAPTFEDLEPSTEILETGIKVVDLLAPYAKGGKIGLFGGAGVGKTVLIMELIRNIAYEHGGFSVFAGVGERTREGNDLWVEMNESGVIDKTALVFGQMNEPPGARMRVGLTGLTLAEYFRDAEGQDVLLFIDNIFRFTQAGSEVSALLGRMPSAVGYQPTLATEMGALQERITSTKKGSITSVQAIYVPADDLTDPAPATAFAHLDATTVLSRQIAELGIYPAVDPLDSTSRILDPRILGEEHYNVARGVQQVLQRYKELQDIIAILGMDELSEDDKLVVARARKIQRFLSQPFHVAEAFTGQPGVYVPLKESIRGFKEILEGKHDNLPEQAFLMVGTIDEAVERAKELA, via the coding sequence TTGAATAAAGGAAGAATTATTTCTGTAATCGGTCCAGTAGTCGACGTCCAATTTGAAGGGGCGCTGCCGGAAATTTACAATGCCATCAAAATTCGCAGCGAAGACCAGCCTGAAAAGATGGATGTCAACATCAACATCACCATGGAAGCCATGCAGCAGCTGGGCAACAACACAGTGCGCTGCGTTGCCCTTTCCTCCACTGACGGCTTGCGGCGGGGGATGGTGGCAGTAGATACGGGTGCACCTATTTCCATTCCGGTAGGCAGAAACACCCTGGGACGGATGTTTAACGTAATCGGGGAGCCCATCGACGGCAAAGGACCTATAGAAGTTAAAGAAACTCTGCCCATTCACAGACCGGCTCCTACCTTTGAAGACCTGGAGCCTTCAACGGAGATCCTGGAAACGGGAATTAAAGTTGTGGATTTGCTGGCTCCTTACGCCAAGGGCGGTAAGATCGGACTCTTTGGCGGTGCCGGCGTAGGCAAGACGGTGCTCATCATGGAGCTCATCAGGAACATCGCATACGAGCATGGGGGTTTCTCCGTTTTTGCCGGTGTGGGTGAGCGGACCAGGGAAGGTAATGACCTCTGGGTGGAAATGAACGAGTCGGGCGTTATCGACAAAACAGCTCTGGTATTCGGGCAGATGAATGAGCCGCCGGGCGCCCGGATGCGGGTAGGACTTACCGGCCTCACTTTGGCCGAGTATTTCCGGGACGCCGAAGGTCAGGACGTGCTGCTCTTTATCGACAACATTTTCCGCTTTACCCAGGCAGGCTCCGAGGTGTCGGCGCTACTGGGGCGGATGCCTTCCGCCGTGGGTTACCAGCCTACCTTAGCCACTGAAATGGGTGCGCTGCAGGAGAGGATCACTTCGACTAAGAAGGGTTCCATTACCTCCGTACAGGCAATTTACGTGCCGGCCGACGATTTGACAGACCCGGCTCCTGCTACTGCCTTTGCTCACCTGGACGCCACCACAGTGTTGTCGCGGCAAATTGCGGAGCTTGGCATTTATCCGGCGGTTGACCCCCTTGATTCCACTTCCAGGATTTTGGACCCCCGGATTTTGGGTGAAGAACACTACAACGTTGCCCGGGGAGTACAGCAGGTGCTGCAGCGCTATAAAGAACTGCAGGATATCATCGCCATCTTAGGCATGGATGAATTGTCAGAAGATGATAAGCTGGTGGTAGCCAGGGCCAGGAAGATCCAGCGCTTCTTGTCCCAGCCTTTCCACGTGGCAGAGGCGTTTACCGGCCAGCCGGGCGTGTACGTGCCTCTGAAGGAGAGCATCCGCGGCTTCAAGGAAATCCTGGAGGGCAAGCATGACAACCTGCCCGAGCAGGCCTTCCTAATGGTAGGGACAATTGATGAGGCTGTGGAAAGAGCTAAAGAATTAGCTTAA
- the atpF gene encoding F0F1 ATP synthase subunit B, translating into MEVLKALNFDVWTFILMAINLLIVIGFLYKFLYQPVGRILAEREQRIAGSLEEAQKAREEASALLAKYEEQISNAKNEAQEIISRATKLGESMKEQILAEAREEAGKTLARAKAEIEGEKAKALAEIRGEIAGMVIMAAGKVIERELSPKDHEKLLKEFVAGVGEVQ; encoded by the coding sequence ATGGAAGTACTGAAGGCTCTTAATTTTGACGTCTGGACCTTCATTTTGATGGCAATCAACTTGCTGATTGTCATTGGCTTTTTATATAAATTTCTCTACCAACCGGTTGGCCGGATTTTGGCAGAGCGGGAGCAGCGGATCGCCGGTTCCTTGGAGGAAGCTCAAAAGGCCAGGGAAGAGGCAAGCGCTCTTTTAGCCAAGTATGAAGAGCAAATTTCCAATGCTAAGAATGAAGCCCAGGAAATTATCAGCCGCGCTACCAAGCTGGGTGAAAGCATGAAGGAGCAGATTCTTGCCGAGGCCCGGGAGGAAGCCGGTAAAACCCTGGCCAGGGCCAAAGCTGAAATCGAAGGTGAAAAAGCTAAAGCTTTGGCTGAGATCCGGGGCGAGATTGCCGGCATGGTTATCATGGCAGCCGGCAAGGTGATTGAAAGAGAACTTTCGCCCAAAGACCATGAGAAGCTGCTTAAGGAATTTGTAGCAGGGGTGGGCGAAGTACAATGA
- a CDS encoding nitrite reductase: MGDAIFKQKNGVLGVGIVAPCGIVTPEQLIGLGKLSIQVGSLGSKFTTRQTVLFLIPEEKLEEFRQGVTDLGLKIGSFGEVVRNVKSCAGGEEFCLRALTDVFSLAASIQEKFMDQPVPHDFKISVAGCHRGCTDPLCADFGVIATGTDKYSIYLGGRGGSRKPVHAEKIVEEVTAAGVEAVLEYVLEKYRALGMPKERLCKTIVREGLAPFIPGAELLGQYRPVEEENDFLAFLEG; this comes from the coding sequence ATGGGCGATGCCATCTTCAAGCAAAAGAACGGGGTGCTGGGAGTGGGAATAGTTGCTCCCTGTGGTATAGTTACTCCGGAACAATTGATTGGCTTAGGCAAATTAAGCATCCAGGTAGGAAGTCTGGGCAGTAAGTTTACCACCAGGCAGACAGTGCTGTTCCTGATCCCCGAGGAAAAATTGGAGGAGTTCAGGCAGGGGGTAACAGACCTTGGCCTGAAAATAGGCTCTTTCGGTGAGGTGGTGCGCAATGTGAAAAGCTGCGCCGGCGGGGAAGAGTTTTGCCTCAGGGCGCTGACCGACGTATTTTCGCTTGCCGCATCAATTCAGGAGAAATTCATGGACCAGCCTGTTCCCCACGACTTTAAAATCTCTGTGGCCGGCTGTCACCGGGGCTGTACCGATCCCCTCTGCGCCGACTTTGGCGTTATTGCTACCGGGACGGATAAGTATAGCATTTATCTCGGCGGCAGGGGCGGCAGCAGGAAACCGGTCCATGCGGAGAAAATAGTTGAGGAGGTTACTGCCGCAGGAGTTGAGGCAGTGCTGGAATATGTTTTGGAAAAGTACCGGGCTTTGGGCATGCCTAAAGAAAGGCTGTGCAAAACCATTGTCAGGGAGGGACTGGCCCCCTTCATTCCCGGCGCTGAGTTGCTGGGCCAATACCGCCCGGTGGAAGAGGAAAACGATTTTTTAGCTTTTTTGGAGGGATAA
- a CDS encoding YwmB family TATA-box binding protein: MQKRLAVLSFLVLITVIYFNPALPALAFVRNGTHPAYQSFMHAGANLEELNVQAWAKLKYPQIEPGKMVEILKAVSAAFDPEAVFKLTAVREHHLQGMILEGDLEPDSFFYANLATLGGGSEQSGTYLLVNLTQRGSSTNLEDWQEKAKAAFKKLGASPKVSVIFTGTLEKELTLVQKERLVYEMFKEVAALRVEGVSGPELVSISGYTPLIKDSLKVDGRKINLNIALSYDDIAGKTVVRVGSPLLNGEY; the protein is encoded by the coding sequence ATGCAAAAGCGTTTGGCTGTACTTTCATTTCTCGTACTCATAACTGTAATTTATTTTAACCCAGCCCTGCCGGCGCTGGCTTTTGTAAGAAACGGCACCCATCCTGCTTATCAGAGCTTTATGCATGCTGGCGCAAACTTGGAAGAATTAAATGTCCAGGCTTGGGCAAAATTAAAATACCCTCAAATAGAGCCCGGAAAAATGGTTGAAATATTAAAAGCCGTCTCAGCGGCTTTTGATCCGGAGGCAGTTTTTAAGCTTACCGCCGTGAGAGAGCACCACCTGCAAGGAATGATTTTGGAAGGCGATCTGGAGCCCGACTCTTTTTTTTACGCTAACCTGGCGACTTTGGGTGGGGGTAGCGAGCAGTCCGGCACTTATTTGCTGGTTAATTTAACCCAGCGGGGAAGCAGCACAAATCTAGAGGACTGGCAGGAAAAAGCCAAAGCTGCTTTTAAGAAATTGGGCGCAAGTCCCAAGGTCTCTGTGATTTTTACCGGGACCCTGGAAAAAGAGCTTACCCTGGTACAAAAAGAGCGGCTGGTCTACGAAATGTTTAAGGAAGTAGCCGCCTTAAGAGTTGAAGGAGTCTCCGGGCCGGAACTGGTCAGCATAAGCGGCTATACCCCTTTAATTAAGGACAGCCTGAAAGTTGACGGACGAAAAATCAATTTGAATATTGCCTTAAGCTATGATGATATTGCCGGAAAAACTGTTGTCCGTGTGGGTTCACCCCTGTTAAACGGGGAGTATTGA
- the murA gene encoding UDP-N-acetylglucosamine 1-carboxyvinyltransferase produces MEKIIVTGGKRLEGSITVSGAKNAVLPIIAATLLAEDKCVLHEIPHLADVDSMCQVLDSLGAKISRGPEQELEICAEEITSTEATHDYVRRMRASFLVMGPLLARFGRAKMSLPGGCAIGTRPIDLHLKGLAALGASINIGHGLIEASASGLVGAKVYLDFPSVGATENIMMAGVLAEGTTIIENAAEEPEIVDLASFLNSMGARVSGAGTNIIKIEGVKSLKGATHAVIPDRIEAGTYMVMAAATGSNLLIENVIVDHLKPVVAKLLEAGVEITEEPTGIRVKGNGRVEAVDIKTLPYPGFPTDMQAQLMALLTTAKGTSVITETVFENRFMHADEFKRMGAQIIIEGHSAVVKGVERLTGAPVQATDLRAGAALVIAGLMAEGQTEIGALHHIDRGYDNLVEKLRAVGADIRREKCQAGECACSGE; encoded by the coding sequence TTGGAGAAAATCATCGTAACCGGGGGAAAACGCCTGGAAGGCAGCATCACGGTGAGCGGGGCAAAAAATGCAGTCCTGCCAATTATTGCTGCTACTCTCCTGGCTGAAGACAAGTGTGTGCTGCATGAGATCCCTCACCTGGCCGATGTAGACTCGATGTGCCAGGTTTTAGATAGTTTAGGCGCAAAAATTTCCAGAGGCCCTGAGCAGGAGTTGGAAATTTGCGCCGAAGAAATTACAAGTACCGAAGCAACCCACGATTATGTCCGCCGGATGAGGGCTTCTTTTTTAGTGATGGGACCTCTCTTGGCCCGTTTCGGCCGCGCCAAGATGTCCCTTCCCGGCGGCTGTGCCATTGGAACCAGGCCCATCGACCTGCACCTGAAAGGTCTGGCTGCTCTTGGAGCCAGCATTAACATCGGGCATGGATTAATCGAAGCAAGCGCCAGCGGTTTGGTAGGAGCTAAAGTCTACCTGGATTTTCCCAGTGTGGGGGCCACGGAAAATATCATGATGGCAGGAGTCTTGGCGGAAGGCACCACTATTATCGAAAATGCTGCCGAGGAACCGGAAATAGTGGATCTGGCCAGCTTTTTAAACAGCATGGGAGCCCGCGTTTCCGGGGCGGGAACCAATATCATCAAAATCGAAGGTGTAAAAAGTCTGAAAGGGGCAACCCATGCGGTTATTCCTGACCGCATAGAGGCGGGTACATACATGGTAATGGCCGCTGCCACGGGCAGCAACCTCTTAATTGAAAACGTCATTGTGGACCATCTTAAGCCGGTGGTGGCAAAGCTTTTGGAAGCGGGAGTGGAAATTACCGAAGAGCCTACCGGCATCCGGGTCAAAGGAAACGGCAGGGTAGAGGCAGTGGATATCAAAACTTTGCCTTACCCCGGTTTTCCTACCGACATGCAGGCCCAGCTCATGGCCCTGCTGACTACCGCCAAAGGGACAAGCGTAATTACCGAAACAGTTTTTGAAAACCGCTTTATGCATGCAGATGAATTTAAAAGGATGGGCGCCCAGATTATTATCGAAGGGCACAGCGCAGTGGTCAAAGGGGTGGAACGCTTGACCGGAGCCCCGGTCCAAGCCACCGACTTACGGGCAGGAGCGGCCCTGGTAATTGCCGGGCTGATGGCCGAAGGACAGACGGAAATAGGAGCCTTGCACCACATCGACCGCGGCTATGATAACCTGGTAGAAAAGCTGCGGGCTGTGGGCGCAGATATCCGGCGGGAAAAATGCCAAGCCGGCGAATGTGCATGCTCGGGCGAATAA
- the atpE gene encoding ATP synthase F0 subunit C: MLGFIGVGLAIGLAALGSALGQGNAARGAMEGIARQPEAAGDIRTNLLLALAFMEALTLFSFVIAILMWTKL, from the coding sequence ATGTTAGGTTTTATTGGCGTTGGACTGGCAATCGGTTTAGCAGCCCTGGGTTCTGCTCTTGGCCAAGGTAATGCTGCCAGGGGAGCTATGGAGGGCATTGCCCGTCAACCTGAAGCCGCAGGGGATATCAGAACTAATCTGCTTTTAGCCCTGGCCTTTATGGAAGCGTTGACGCTCTTTTCCTTCGTTATCGCTATCTTAATGTGGACAAAGCTCTAA
- a CDS encoding methyl-accepting chemotaxis protein, giving the protein MRVFKRMTLATKFIASVALVLFICVLILFYLINVQNTKRTEEIYLEQAKVIVRQLTAARVFLSNVQNKINTDKDGNYEFKGISPVIGSKMIADEFNKEGGYKIKHTSLMYRNPENAPDEWEKKVLTKFEGQKTAADFAEKVKMPDGTKVLRYAYPMRIEESCLECHGEPKGEKDLTGYTKEGYKVGELRGMVSIIIPLPAVSLIFNSNFFVVVLGGFLTIILIFFLVRYSILKPLKANMEALNAVASGDLTHTPEIKEGQDEMVQLNNVAAKMVTNLRKLIGKVNQSAADVTDFSDQLNLSADQTAQATESISQVAQELAANAQLQLDSTLKTKELAEQMAQQAEQISSSTQKATEASTLVVQQVESGSDAIASTIDQMESISATVASSHELVEQLSTRSQEIGKIIEVITNIASQTNLLALNAAIEAARAGEQGRGFSVVAEEVRKLAVLSAQSAGDISNLIRLVLEDINHTVASINKSRDIVQAGMKIAAQAGEAFGQISQAIAESQAQSEAVFAAANQIVAAVNTVLAEVDEVARLAGTMFDRTSEVAAATEEQTATMQQIAASTQELHQLAMNLKTMVAEFKL; this is encoded by the coding sequence ATGCGTGTGTTTAAAAGAATGACTTTGGCAACCAAGTTTATCGCTTCAGTGGCGCTGGTATTGTTTATCTGCGTGCTCATCCTGTTTTATTTGATAAATGTTCAGAATACCAAGCGGACGGAGGAGATCTACCTTGAACAGGCAAAAGTGATTGTCCGGCAACTTACAGCAGCCCGGGTATTTTTGTCAAATGTCCAGAATAAAATCAATACCGACAAGGACGGCAATTATGAATTTAAGGGCATAAGCCCGGTCATCGGTTCCAAAATGATTGCCGATGAGTTCAATAAAGAAGGCGGATATAAGATTAAACATACGAGCCTTATGTACCGCAACCCCGAAAATGCGCCTGATGAATGGGAAAAGAAGGTGTTGACCAAATTTGAGGGGCAAAAAACGGCAGCCGACTTTGCGGAGAAAGTAAAAATGCCGGACGGGACAAAAGTACTGCGTTATGCCTATCCAATGCGGATTGAGGAGTCCTGTCTGGAATGTCACGGAGAACCCAAAGGGGAAAAGGATCTGACAGGATATACCAAAGAGGGGTATAAAGTGGGAGAACTGCGCGGGATGGTCAGTATAATCATACCGCTACCCGCCGTGAGCTTAATCTTTAATTCCAATTTCTTTGTTGTTGTGCTGGGCGGCTTTTTAACCATTATTTTGATTTTTTTCCTGGTCAGATACAGTATCTTAAAACCTTTGAAGGCAAACATGGAGGCTTTAAATGCTGTTGCTTCTGGAGACTTAACCCACACGCCGGAGATTAAGGAAGGCCAGGACGAAATGGTCCAGCTGAATAACGTGGCAGCCAAAATGGTAACAAATTTGCGGAAACTAATCGGCAAGGTAAATCAGAGCGCCGCCGATGTAACCGATTTCTCGGACCAGTTGAACCTGAGCGCCGATCAGACAGCCCAGGCTACCGAATCCATCAGCCAGGTGGCTCAGGAACTGGCTGCCAACGCCCAGCTGCAGCTTGACTCCACCCTCAAGACCAAAGAACTGGCGGAACAAATGGCACAGCAAGCGGAACAGATCAGCAGCAGCACCCAGAAAGCGACCGAAGCATCGACCTTGGTGGTGCAGCAGGTTGAATCGGGCAGCGATGCTATTGCTTCCACCATTGACCAAATGGAAAGCATCTCCGCCACGGTAGCCAGTTCCCATGAGCTGGTGGAACAGCTATCCACCAGGTCCCAGGAGATAGGTAAAATTATTGAAGTAATTACCAATATCGCCAGCCAAACCAATTTGTTGGCTTTAAATGCGGCCATTGAGGCAGCCCGTGCCGGTGAGCAAGGGCGGGGCTTTTCGGTTGTAGCGGAAGAAGTGCGCAAGCTGGCAGTCCTGTCGGCCCAGTCGGCGGGGGACATCAGCAATTTAATCAGGCTGGTGCTGGAGGATATCAACCATACTGTAGCTTCAATTAATAAGAGCAGGGATATTGTCCAGGCGGGGATGAAAATCGCCGCCCAGGCCGGGGAGGCTTTCGGCCAGATCAGCCAGGCCATCGCCGAATCCCAGGCCCAGTCAGAAGCAGTATTTGCCGCAGCTAACCAGATCGTGGCAGCAGTTAACACCGTGCTGGCGGAAGTGGATGAGGTGGCCCGGCTGGCCGGTACCATGTTTGACCGGACTTCGGAAGTGGCTGCGGCAACCGAGGAGCAGACTGCAACGATGCAGCAGATAGCTGCCTCCACCCAGGAACTGCACCAGCTGGCAATGAACCTGAAAACCATGGTAGCTGAGTTTAAGCTCTAG